The nucleotide window GCCGAGGGCGAGGCCAAGCCAGCCTTCTTAGCGGCCTTTTCGCGGTCTTCCTGCCACTGCTCGTACTCGGCGTAGGTACCGGGGTACTCCTTCAGCTGGTAGTCCTCGATGTACCAGATCTTGTTGGCCACGTTTTCTACGAAGAACCGGTCGTGGCTAATCACGATGTAGGTGCCTTCGTACTGGTCCAGGGCCTGAATCAGGATGTTCACCGACTGCATGTCCAAGTGGTTGGTCGGTTCGTCGAGCAACAGGAAGTTGGCTTCCGAAATCAGGGTTTTGGCCAACGCCACGCGGCTTTTCTCGCCCCCGCTCAGCACCTTGATTTTCTTGTAGACCTCGTCGCCGGTGAACAGGAAGGAACCCAGAACCGAGCGCAGCTCCATTTCGGAGCGCTTGGAGCCGGCTTCCACCATTTCCTGCAGAATCTCGTTTTCGATGCGCAGGCTTTCGAGCTGGTGCTGGGCATAAAACGCCATGATGACGTTGTGGCCCAGCTGGTGGTTGCCGTTGGTGGGCGCCTCTTGCCCCGCCACCAGGCGCATCAGCGTCGACTTACCTTTACCGTTGGCCCCAATCAGCGCGATTTTGTCGCCCCGCTCGATGTGCACGTGGGTGTCGCGGAAGATGAGCTTCTCGCCGTATTTTTTGCCTACGTGCTCCATGCGCAGGATGTGGCGGCCAGGCGTCACGGTGAAGTTGAACTTGATGTTCACCTTCGCGTCGTCGGCGGCCACGTCCTCAATGCGCTCCAGCTTATCCAGGGCCTTTACCCGGCTCTGGGCCTGCTTGGCCTTCGATGCCTTGGCCTTGAATCGCTCAATAAACCGCTCGGCCTGCTTGATCTGGGCCTGCTGGTTTTCGAAAGCCCCCTTCTGAATGGCGTTGCGCTCCTCCTTTTCTTCAAGGTAGAAGGAGTAGTTGCCGGCATAAGGCACCAGCTTGCCGCCGGTTACTTCCACGGTGGTGTTGGTGGTGCGGTCCAGGAATTCCCGGTCGTGACTCACGATAATAACGGCGCCTTCGTAGCCGGCCAGGTAGTTCTCAATCCACTTGATGGAGGGCAAGTCCAAGTGGTTGGTCGGTTCGTCGAGCAGCAGCAAGGAGGGTTGCTGGAGCAGGATTTTGGCCAGCATCACGCGCATACGCCAGCCACCCGAAAACAGCTTCAGCGGCTTCTGCAGCTCCTCGGTGGTAAAGCCCAGACCTTCCAGGATTTCCTCGGCCCGGGCCTGCATGGTGTAACCGCCGAGGGCCTCGAAGCGGTCCTGCAGGGTGGCCAGCTTGTCCACGAGGTCGTCGGTGTAGTTGGTTTCGAACTCGAGCAGCACCTCGTCAATTTTCTTCTGCACGTCGAGGGCCTCAGCGAAGGCCTGCATGGCCACAATCAGGATGGGCTCGTGGGAGTCGTAGCTGAGCAAATCCTGGTTCAGGAAGCCCAGGCTCACGTCCTTGCTCATGGAGATGCTGCCGCCGTCGGGCTTGTACTCGCCCACCAGAATGCGCAGCAGCGTGGATTTGCCCCGGCCATTGAGCCCGATCAGGCCAATCTTATCTTTGGGCTTAATATGAAGGCTGGCCTTGTCGTAGAGCGTACGCGAGCCGAAGTGAAAATCGAGGTCAGTAATGGAAATCATCCTACTTTGCGTGTATCAGGGCGCAAAGGTACGGGTTTAGGCAGGGTACCCAACCTTCGACCACTACTTAGCTACAGATAAGCTTTCCGTAAGCGCCACAATTTTATGCCTAAACGCTTTTTGGCTGCTGTTCTGTTCACGGCCAGCCGAATCCATAGTTTATACTTTATACTACATGGGAATAAGGGTTACAGCAATTCATTTTGAACAGGGCTTGCCAGTGTTTTCCGAAATCAAACAGCAGTACAAGGCCCAGACGGGCTTAGATATTTCGCTGGTGGCCACCGTGCATCTGGCCAACGGCTCCCTACCCGATCTGATGGCGTCCCCTTCTTGCGCGCTACAACTGCTCAATGCCGACGCGGCTGCCAGCGAGCAACTGGAGCTGGCGTACGATAAGCAAAAAGCCCGGTTTCTTGCAACCCAGCAGTACGAGGCCGCCGCTGCCGCCAGGGACGCTTTTACCAGAGCAAGATCGGCCTACACGCATCTCCACGACTGGACGTTTGTCGTGAGTTGGTCCTCCTCTTCCGTATTCGAGCATTTTTACGCCATAGAGTTTACTAGCACCAAGGATACAATTGAAGTATACCAATACAGCGACCAGGAATACGCCGTTGACTCTTTGCTTAGAGTGCTGGTAGATTTAGGAGGGATATACCTAGGCTTTGCCAGCGAAACACCCCAAAGCCCGCCTAGGCGTTGGCGTAAGCTGAAGCGGTGGGAAGACTACAGGTGGTATAATCGTCCGAAAAAGTGATTCGCTTCTATGTTCCGCACATCCAAAGCTCTCCGCTACCAGCGGCTCAACCACGAGTGGAACGCCGAACCTAATGCCCCGCAGCCTGTGCTTACCGTGGAGGGACAGGCGCTACAATTAGAGTTTTCCTGGAATGATATCCTGTTTGAACAGTTCCCGCAAGCTGAGCGGGGCTGTCTGACGTTTCGAGGCTGCCACAAGTATTCCTTCAACGCCCTGAATGACGAAGGGTATTATCTTGGGCAGCACCGGTACACCACTTTACAACTGCCGTGGGGCGAGTTCTACGAGCTGTTTACCGACTGGCAAACCGATTTCCCGCCCGATGTCGTGGTCCTGGGCCCGGCTGCTGACTCTGCCCGGCTTCACCACTTTCTGTTTTTCCTGAGGGACAATACCTTCGAATGCGTGGCCGAAAGCTGGGAGCTTCGGCGTCGCTGACGCAAGATTCTTCCCTTCGCCAACACCTTGACTTATTCCAGTTACACTTCCCGGTGCTATACCTTACTCATTAATGGAAATTCTGGAAGCTATTCTCAGCCTGTTGTTTGCTGTGCTAGACGGTGGGTCCAGCACGAAAGCCACTACCCCATTGTCATCGGTTGTGGCTGTGCTCCTACTGATTCTGACGGGTCCACTTGCCATCTGGGTTCTAGTACAACTTGAGCCAGAGCCCTCACAGTTGCTGCTCTGCTTTCTGGCAGCTTTACCACTTGGCGGGCTCAGTGCCTATCTGTTCTTTCGAGTACATCTTGTGGCATCCTACACACTAACCGGATTTACTCTAACCGTTCTTTGGGTATCAATCCTGCTTACGCTACTAGGCACTTACTTAATTGCGCAGTATCCGTGGGTGGCCCCTACCGAAATCAGTGAGCTAATCGGACGGTAAACGGCACGACCTGAGCCGGCAAAACAAAGCGGCGTTCTGTAGGCAGCGAGTATTCCAGGTACAATTCCCCTAAACATATTTCCCAATGCTGCTGTAGGGTGGAGCTCCGGGAAAACACCCTTCTGAATGCAAAACGTCCTGGCCGCTTTTATCTTGTTGTTGGCCAGCTCACTAGCAAAAAAGCCACGCGCACCCCTCGACAAAACATTCAACAATTCCTATCCATCTAATTATATTTCCACCCGTATAAACCCGTATTCCTCTCCGTAGTTATCTGAATGCCTCCTGTTGAACCGTCCTTAATTCCCAGCAACGAAGAGGACCGCCTGCTTGCCCTGAGCCGTTACCAGATAGTAGGTACGGCCCGGAAAGCTTGTTCGACGATCTGGCCGCCCTGACGGCCAAGCTTTTCCGGACGCCCATTGCCCTAGTTTCGTTGGTGGAGGAAGACAGCGTGTGGTTTAAGGCCAACTTCGGCTTGCCTGATGCGGGGCGGGTTGGGCGTACCGAAAGCCTGTGTTCGGTGGCTATTCTGCACAACCAGGTCACGGTATTCGAGAACCTGAGCACGCATCCCTGCACCTTGGTTGACCCTAGCGTACAGCAGGCCCTGCACATGGAGTTTTACGCCGGGCATCCTTTGCAAACCCCGGAAGGCTACAACATTGGTTCTCTCTGCGTTATTGACCGCCAGCCCCGAGTTTTCTCACCCGACGAACAGGAGTTACTCCAGCAGTTGGCTACCACGGTGATGCTCCTGCTGGAGCTGCGGCGGGTGGGGGTCACGCTACTGACCTCCGGCGACAAGCTTTACCCCACCGTACCCTCCCTGGTGCACAGCCTGACGCTGCTGGCCGAAATCGGCAGCAGCGGGGCCGCTATAGATATTACCGGTAAGCCAATTGATACGCTGGCTATTCATCACGAAGCTGCACAGCTCACGAGCTTGCTTAACCGCACGATTGAGCAGGTCCTAGCCGACTAGGCTACCGCCGCATCAGGATCTGTGCCAGGCCCCCAGGCTTGCCCCTGAAAATTGTAAGCTGCCCGGTACCTGCTACTTCTGGCGGCAAGCTCCCGGCCGTATTTCCACCTGTGCCCCTAAGCCTTGCCCAGCCCGCAATATTGGGCCGATAAACCTGTGCCCCCGAAATTCCTTACTAACCCTTATTACCAGACTCTCAATCAGTTGATTACACACATTGCATTCTAAGCTGAACAAATCAATAATTTTCGCCGGGGTTAGATAAAATAATATTCAACGATATAGGATTTCGTCATTACATTCGACCAAATTTGCCTGTGGCATTTGTATTTTTCCGTTCTATCCCATCTTCTTTAGCTTCAGCATGAAGAAACCTTTTAC belongs to Hymenobacter cellulosilyticus and includes:
- a CDS encoding ABC-F family ATP-binding cassette domain-containing protein, which encodes MISITDLDFHFGSRTLYDKASLHIKPKDKIGLIGLNGRGKSTLLRILVGEYKPDGGSISMSKDVSLGFLNQDLLSYDSHEPILIVAMQAFAEALDVQKKIDEVLLEFETNYTDDLVDKLATLQDRFEALGGYTMQARAEEILEGLGFTTEELQKPLKLFSGGWRMRVMLAKILLQQPSLLLLDEPTNHLDLPSIKWIENYLAGYEGAVIIVSHDREFLDRTTNTTVEVTGGKLVPYAGNYSFYLEEKEERNAIQKGAFENQQAQIKQAERFIERFKAKASKAKQAQSRVKALDKLERIEDVAADDAKVNIKFNFTVTPGRHILRMEHVGKKYGEKLIFRDTHVHIERGDKIALIGANGKGKSTLMRLVAGQEAPTNGNHQLGHNVIMAFYAQHQLESLRIENEILQEMVEAGSKRSEMELRSVLGSFLFTGDEVYKKIKVLSGGEKSRVALAKTLISEANFLLLDEPTNHLDMQSVNILIQALDQYEGTYIVISHDRFFVENVANKIWYIEDYQLKEYPGTYAEYEQWQEDREKAAKKAGLASPSAPKPVKEEKKPVSSSEREANQHELKKVNKELKEIEGKITTLEKELAIYEKQLADPNIYNNTAQLKDATMKFEQVKKELNRTNDQWEKLAERAEQLDK
- a CDS encoding GAF domain-containing protein: MFDDLAALTAKLFRTPIALVSLVEEDSVWFKANFGLPDAGRVGRTESLCSVAILHNQVTVFENLSTHPCTLVDPSVQQALHMEFYAGHPLQTPEGYNIGSLCVIDRQPRVFSPDEQELLQQLATTVMLLLELRRVGVTLLTSGDKLYPTVPSLVHSLTLLAEIGSSGAAIDITGKPIDTLAIHHEAAQLTSLLNRTIEQVLAD